The Paenibacillus yonginensis genome segment ATCCGGACTCATTCAGCTTAGAAGCATCTGAAACCAGCAGATTGGATTCCCGGTCGGAAAGCGATATATAAACCAAATTTCCATCGCTTTCCTCCTTGATGGTTCTAAAGATTTGCTGCAGTTCCGACAAATCCGTTACGTTCCGGGTGACGATTTCTCTCTTCATGTTCGTGATGAGCGTAGCGCCGTCATTCTCCATCTGGTTAGTGACCGACCTTTGAAGTTCATAATAGGATACTCCGGCGAAAGCGGCGGTGCACACAGCTACTACTACAGTAATTAAAGCTAATATTTTTCCGGTTAATGATCTGAACATGGGATAGCTCCGCCTTTACAATATTATGGCTGATTCAAATAACTTTCCTCTTAAACCATTTAGAGAAGTTTCCTTTTATCTATACTATGTATGTTACTAATCCTAACAAAATCTTCTAATTTTTCAGTGATAAATGTTACATACAACGCCAGATAAATGTGTTAAATAAGGTTCTCAAACATCAACGGAATGGAGTTGTCAAAAAAAGTGCAGTTTGAAAACACACTCATGAGAACCCCATGATTAAGCTGCCTGTGACAGCATTCTTTCGCGATAAATAGCTGGGGGCCATCCCCCTGGATTAGAGGTGTAAACCCTCTGTCTGTTGTAATAGACCATGATGTATCGGAAGATAATCGATTTCATATAGGCCATCGGGTATTGCTCGGTTTTGATCTTATATAGCTTTTCTTTCTTTAGCGTAGCAAAGAAGCTTTCCATTCTTGCGTTGTCATAGCAGCGCCCTGTGCCGCTCATGCTTTGAACGACATCTCGTTTAGCCAGACACGCTCGGAATGCGTGGCTCGTGAACTGGCTGCCTCGGTCGCTGTGATAAATCATTCCACGAGCATTTCTGGCCCTGCAGGCATTCTCAAAAGCTTGGATGCAGAGTTCCTTACGCATGTTGTCATCCATGGCCAGACCCACGATCTCCCCATTGAAACAGTCCAATACGGCGGACACATACAGCTTACCGTCTAAACAAGGCACTTCTGTGATATCCGATAGCCACTTCTGGTTGGGGGCTGAGGCGCTGAAGTCTCTCTGGATCAGGTTCTCGCTCTTTTGAGCTGCCGCATCCTCACGTGTAATGCCGTTTGGATGACGCCTCACTTTCTTCAGCAGACCGTGCTTCTTCATGATGCGATAGACGGTGCTGTAGCTGGTCACGATCTCTTTTTGCGCTAGAGCCAGCCTAATCCGCTGGGCACCGTAATTGCTGTTGTCTTCATATTCTTCGATGATTTCTTTGATTTTGACCAGAAGGCGTTCTTGCCGCTCTCGTTTGGGTGTGGGCTTCAAGCTGCGGTAATAGCCTGATTCGCTGACAGCAAGTACTTTGCACATCTCTTTGACGGTCCATCGATCCCGTCGTTCACGGATGTAACCATAGAGCTGGCATGCTTTTAGCGCTTCCGGTCTTTTGCGAAAAAACCAAGTGCGTCCTTGAGAATTTCATTCGCACGACGCAACTCGCTGTTTTCTCTTTCTAATTCGATTTCACGCGTAGTCTTATTGGCAGATGCATAAGCGCGACCACTTCCGATATGCGCTCCATCACCGTGCAGGGTTCTTCGTTTCCTCCAGTCCTGCAAGGTGTGGTAGGCTACGCCTAACTGCTCGGCCGCTTTCTTGGGCCCGATCTCATCGCTTAACCTTACCGCTTCTTCTTTGAATGCTTTGTCGTACCGATTCATTCTCGCTCATCCCCTCATTAGCTTTCATTTTATTTCATACGAGGGTGTTTTTCGACTGCATTTTTATCGTAGCACTCCAGAATGTAAAATTCAATTTAAAAAATTTAGGGGGCTTGAAACCCTTCCTTCGGCGTGTCAAAATAGAAAAGGGTTTTGCAGGTTTCTTATTTACTTAAAAATGTTATCGTTTTCAAAGTATTCCCGTGCCTCGGGAACATCTTTAGATAGCTTATTAAGGTCAGGTTCATGAATGTGCTGGCCCTGGACCCGCAAATCATCCAGAATAAACGTATAATATGGAGGGAGATAAACATGAAAACGATTAAACTAGGAACAAGCTCACTTGAAGTGCCTGTTGTAGCCGTTGGCTGCATGCGCATCAATTCCCTGGATAAAAACGGCGCCGAACGTTTCGTGCAATCCGCACTGGACCTAGGTGCCAACTTCTTCGATCACGCCGACATTTACGGTGCAGGTGAATGCGAAGAAATTTTTGCAGATGCTATACATATGAGCCCTTCGGTCCGCGAGAATATTATTCTGCAGTCCAAATGCGGCATCCGTCCCGGCATCAGCTTTGACTTCTCCAAAGAGCATATCCTGAATTCGGTAGACGGCATTCTGAAGAGACTGAAGACCGACTACCTCGACGTACTGCTGCTGCATCGTCCGGATGCTTTGGTAGAGCCGGAAGAAGTTGCTGAAGCGTTCGAACAATTGGAGAAAGCGGGCAAAGTCCGTCATTTCGGCGTATCGAACCAGAAGCCGATGCAGATCGAGCTGCTGAAGAAATTCGTGAAGCAGCCGATCGTGGCGAACCAGCTTCAGCTGAGCATCACCAATGCCAACATGATTTCCAACGGCGTTAACGTCAACATGGAAGTGGATTCCTCAATCGACCGCGACGGCAGTATCCTGGATTACTGCCGCCTGCATGACATTACCATTCAGCCTTGGTCTCCGTTCCAATACGGCTTCTTCGAAGGCGTGTTTCTGGGCAGCGACAAGTTCCCTGAGTTGAACAAGAAAATCGACGAAATCGCCGCTAAATACAGCGTGAGCAATACGACCATCGCAATTGCCTGGCTGCTCCGTCACCCTGCGCAAATGCAGCCGATCATCGGTACGATGAACATCGACCGTCTGGACGATTGTGTGAAAGCGGCAGACGTGGTATTAACTCGTGAAGAGTGGTATGAAATCTACACAGCGGCCGGCAATATCCTGCCATAAGTTATAGATTTACAGCCTAACAAACTGCAAGATCCGGTCCGCGTTGGCGGCAAGCTGTTCAGTTGCCGGATTTGAAGTCAAACAGCCCCGAGTCGATGGACCCGGGGCTGTTTTTCCTTTTATATAACGTGTTAATAAATTTCGATCTTATAGAGGGATGCATCACCAGCTGATGCAGCTCCTGTAGGCTTACGAGATCCACATAGATCCATTCCGCCTCTGCCCCCTAAAGACCAGTTGGCTCCCCACCTGGTCTGAGGATCTCCATCAGTGATCACATTCGGATCAGAATCAGCGTTGGAGCTGGAAGCCGTCACAGGGCGGTGAAGAGCCAAATTCGGGCTTTCATCCCCGCTTCCGCCTGAGCCATCTTCCCCGCCGGAGGTAACTGCCGTAAAGCTCAAGTCTAGGTACGGTCCGCATAATTGTCATAGGTATCTGCAGTTAAGGTAGGCGGGGCAAGGGGATCCGCTGTTCCCGAGCCGGGATTGTCACCATCTTCTCCGGTTTCACCCGAATCCCCCGCAGGAGTGCCGTACACTTCCATTCCCCATAAAGAATAACCGTATTTCGTGCCTCTAGCTGTGCCTAATATACGTACATAGCGGGCTTCAGCCGGTTCCTCAAAAATCAGGTCCTGACCGCCATTCCCTGCATTTTCCGTATACCAATCAGTCCAGTCGTCGTCCCCCGGCTGCTCGGCTTGGGAGACCTGCACTTGATAAGTTTTACCGTAGGCGCCTTCCCAGTTCAAAAGCACGGAGTCAATTTGGTAAAAAACCGCCAAGATCTACCGAAAGGCCACTGCGGGTCTTTAGACTCGGATTCCCAGCGAGTGTTTGGATTGCCGTCTACTGCTTTGGCCGCAGCCTGAACGGACGAGAATGCGGATGCCGTTTGGCCCAGCGCCACGTTAGGCGATGCTGACAGGATCAGCTGGGAAACCTCATTCCCTGCGTATCCATCAGCCAAAACGGAAACCGTATAGCTGCCTGGGGGCAGGAACAGCAAAGGATCCGGCCTGATGCTGCCCTGACCTATGGCCACCTTCTCCATAGCCGCCGCGTTTCCATTGATTCGTACGCCGCTTATTGCCTCGCGCCAGCCCGGATCGTCCGGGAAGGTGAGCTCGATCTCATGACCAGCCTGGTTCTCCGTCGTAACAGCCGTCAGCCGCGGGCTGGACGGATAGCTGGAGACGCAGGCCGTGCAGCTGCAGCATGCGGCGAAGACCTATCTGGGCACGCTGCTGGAGCTTGGCCACTTCTATTGATTATTGAGCGATTCGGGTGATTCGGGCAGTTCGTTTAATCCAGTTCCCCTTCCCGGTTGTCTTCTCCGGATTGGCGGAGCCTTCCCGGTGTAGAAGCTCTCCTGCTTTGACGCCATTTCGCCAGCCAAAACAGCACAACGATGAGCAGCGGGTACAGAAACGCCCATCCTACAAATGGAAACACGACCGCCGTACAAAGGAAAGAAATCCACGACATAACCGGGCCCCACCTGCTGCCTTTTAACAAAATGATGCCCGCCGCGCAGCCGCCCAGATAGGTCAAGATAAAAGAGGCATTCGGCAGCTGAATCAGGAATGTAAGGGAAAGGGTCCCGCTGCCATACAGTACCATGACTCCCACGAAACAAACAGCCAGAAATAACAGACCTCCTACCGGAGTCTTGTATTTGAAGGACAAGCGGCCCATCCAGCGGGGGGCTTCACCCTGACGAGACAAAGCGTAAGCCAGACGGGACGCCGCACCTGCGTAAGCAATAATGGTAGCCGTACAAATAAATACGCCTGTAAGTCCGGCGATAACGCCGCCCCAATGCCCAAACAGCCGGCTGATTGCCCAAACCATGGAGACGTCAGACCCGCCTTTCAGATAACTTTGAGTGCCTACGGTGGCCAAGGCGGTCAGAAAATAAAGAAGGCCGACGGCTATGGCCGCGATCATTACGCCTTTTACGGCGGTGCGCTGAGGGTCCACAAATTCTTCCGACAAATGCGAGACCGCTTCCCAGCCGATGAAACACCAGAATAACATCGCGGCAGACTGGCCGACGCTGATCCATCCATGCGGGGCAAACGGGGTAAAATGGGACGGCTCCATCGACGGCAGAGAGGCCGCAATCGCCAGAACCAGAACTGCCGCAATTGAAATGACAACGGCTACTTGAATGCTTCCTGCCACTTTCATGCCGGTCACATTAATCCAAAGTCCGATCAGCAGCATAAGCGATGCGCTGAGAACCCGGGCAGGTTCGCCCCACCCCATAGCCGCCGTTAAATAACCGGCTCCTGTTAATGCTGCTACAGGGGCGCCGATCGGTACCGACATCAGGAAAAACCAGCCGACCAGTGCCCCGGCCTTAGGGCCATAAGCCATCGTTACAAAATGGGATACGCCGCCGGCATTCGGATATTTGGCTGACAGAAGCCCCATTAATAAAGCCATCGGCAGCACCAGCAGGGTCATGAATCCCCAAGCGAGCAGGGACGCTGGCCCCGACAGCTCCGCTGCCAGTCCGGGTACGATCAGGACGCCCGATCCCAAGACGGCGCCCGCATATAAAGCCGCCGCCTGCGGCAGTTTGATTGTTTTTTGAAGTGAACCTGAATTTTCCATCTAACTTTGCACACACTCCATCTTGTCTTTTTCTATATCGTAACAGATGAGCGTTTTGCAGTAATCTGAGGCCTTGAGCCGTAAGGATTTTCGGACATAAAAAAGGGACTTCACCCCAACTTGGAGAAGTTTTCAAGTGACCAAACCCAAAAACCTCAAGGATGGAGGAAGTCACTTTGTATATTCTCCAAGAATGTCTGTTTTCCTTCGAAGAACTTTTAAAAATTCAACCCAAGGAGAGATTGCCGATCTTCTTCAGCTCTCTCGATCTGAGACCGTATGCCAAGGAACTGAGAAGCCGTTCACCCCGAGGCGCTGAGGGATACTGCAGACAAGGTATTCTACGAGCACTCTTGGCTGCGCCGCTTGAAGGAATAAGTACCTTTTCAGGGTTGCATAAGCGTTTGGATACGGATCTCCGGTTTCGTTATCAGTGTGGTCTTCCGCTGGATCGAGAAGCTCCTTCCATATCCACATTAAGCCGAGTTTTCTCAGAACTGACGAGAAAGGACTTGGCAAAACGGCTTTTTGAGGATTTGGTCACACGCTGTCAGCAGGAAGGTATCATAGAAGGCAGTAACGTCGCCATAGACAGCGCCGCTCTCCGCGCTTACGAGAAAAAGCAGCCCAAACGCAAAAGCGAGCAAACGGGTAATGCGAACTGGGGCGCAAAAATTGATTCCTTCGGCAATAAAATCACATGGTTTGGTTACAAAATTCATCTGGCGGTCGATACGAAAAGTGAATTGCCGATCGCCTTGGAAGTAACGCCGGCGCATGTCAATGATGGAGAAATGGCGCCGGGCCTGATCGAGAAAACAGCGTCCAGGACGAGCACACGATTTTTCATACTCGATGCGGGCTACGACCAAATGAAAGTTTATGAGGCCGCCCGCAACGTCAAGGCACAAGCCATCATTCCCCTTAATCTTCGGGGGGAGAAGGAACCGCCTGCTGGCATGACCTCGAACGGAACACCGTGCTGTTCCATGGGTTATGCGATGACATACTGGGGAGTTGACGGCGATATGCATAAATTTCGCTGCCCGCATGCCACGGGTAAAGTCGACTGTCCGCTTGGCATGGCTGCCTGCTCGTCTTCAAACTATGGAATGGTCGTCAAAGTAAATGCGAAGGATGATCTCCGGCGATACAGCATCCCTCATCGGGATACAAAGCGTTGGAAGGAACTTTACAATGAACGAACCAGCGTAGAACGCTGCAACTCCCGATTGAAAACCTATTTGACGGCAGACGCCGCACATGTCCGGGGCATTCAGAAAGTCACAACTCACCAGTATTTGAATGCCATTGTTCTGCTTGCATCTGCGCTCGCCGTTTCTCATCATTCAAAACGGGCTGCCGCTTAAAAAACGAGCTGTTCTAAAATTCTGCAAGTCTGCCCTTTTCTTCATCCATATAATACCATTTTCGAAAATTACCCCTTAACGACAGTGAATATGCTATCGCTTCTTCTCTGAAACGGAATTATGCAAAACACTCAGATAATAGATCCATCGAAGAAACGGAAATATCGAATAATAATCATCGGAAATTTCGATAAGAGAAGAGTGAAGGAGGAAACCAAAATGGAATCCCGGCATTTGCTTACCTTTTTGACCGTAGTGGAAGCGGGCAGCTTTACCAAAGCAGCGCTTAAGCTCGGCTACGCCCAGTCCAGCATTACTTCTCAGATTCAGGCGCTGGAGACGGAGCTTGAGGTCCCTCTGTTTGACCGGATCGGCAAAAAAATCAAAGTGACTGACGCGGGACGGCGTCTGCTTCCTTACGCGCAGGAAATTTCCAAAATGCACACTTTGGCCAAAGATGCGCTGCGCTCCCAGGAAGAAATCAGCGGCACCTTAACCATCGGGTCTCCCGAATCGTTGGCGGCTTTCCGGCTGCCCGGCATCATTCGCGAATACAGGCAAAACTTCCCTCAGGTTAAAATTATGCTGAAACCCGGCCTGTGCTGGGAAATGACCTCTATGGTACAGAACGGCGAGCTTGATCTGGCGTTTCTGCTCCAGCCTGCCGAGGAAAATAAAGATCTGGAGCTCGAAATCCTTGTTCAGGAACAGATGGCGCTGGTCGCCCCTGCCGGCCATCCGCTGGCAGATCATGGGCTTGTTGCACCGTCCGACTTAAAGCACGAAACGCTGCTTTATACGGAACCGGGCTGCACCTACCGGACCTTGTTTGAACGCCAGTTGAACAACCAGGGCGTCTTCCCGGAGCAGAAGCTGGAATTTTGGAGTATTGAAGCGATCAAGCAATGCGTGATGGCAGGGCTTGGTCTCTCCCTGCTCCCCCAAATCAGTGTCCATCAAGAGCTGGCAGAGGGGAAGCTTGTCAAGCTCAAATGGGATGACCGCCCACTGCGGCTGTCTACGCAAATGGTGGTTCACAAGAAGAAATGGAAATCGCCGGCGCTGGAGGCCTTCCTCGGGATCGCCAAACGGCACGGCGCCGCTTGGCGTGAAGAAGAAACGTATTTGGATTAGGGTACGACCTCAACCCGAACCTGCAAGAGAACTTGGCGGAAACCGTTTAGGAGACCCTGGAATTTGCCGCCGGGACGGCAAACAGGAGCCGGAATTTCTTCCGGCTCCTGTTTGTCCGCTTGTCTCTTATCGTTCATATAGGTTGACTATTCCCTGATCCACACCAGCATTTCCCCCGGCTTCCGGTTGCCCCAAAGCGTATAAGGAACGGCGGTCAGCTTTTGCGGCTTGACCGCGGCCGGAGTGGAACGGTACAGACTGTCTTCATCTTTGTTCACGTTGTTTATCCGGTCGTTTTTCTCGTAATCTTCCTCACCCTTGTTCTCGGTCCAATCCCCGTCCTCAAGCCGCAAGCCGTCCACCTCGAGCAGAACGGCACCTTCCAGGACATCCCCAGTTCCCGCCGCTTCACGGATCTCCGCATCTCTTGGCAGGCTGAGGGCAGGCAGTAAAGCCCCGTTGTCTGTCTCTTCCAAGCAGTAGACCAGCGGTCCCCTTTGCAGGGCAACTTTTCCGGCATCCGCTCTCACTAACGGATTTGCATAGATGCGCTGCGGCCGCATATCGAGCGAAACAGCGAATTGGTCCCCTTCCTGCCACTCCCGCTCCAAATAAGCGTAACCGTCACGAATCTCCGGGATAACCGGCTTGCCGTTTAACGTAAATACCGTGGTATGGGACCAGGACGGTACCCGCAGCGCCAAGGTGAATCGTCCGCTGCCTTCCCGGTCGCTGACAGTCAGCTTGGCCTCTCCCTGCCAGGGCAGGCTGCTGTCCAGCTTAATGACAGCCTTGGCGGCGGCTTGATCATCCCCGCCGAACGCTACCCGCGTTTCGCTGCCGATGTACAGATGCACGTACAATGTGTCTTTGCCCGCCGTAAATACATACTGGCCAAGGGAGGACAGGAGACGGGTGATGTTGGGCGGGCAGCAGGCGCAGCCGTACCATTGCTGCCGGACTGGTTTGACATGGTGTCTGCCCGGATTCTGTTCGCTGGCTTCCGGCCATACCTCCATTGGGTTAACATAGAAATAATGTTTGCCGTCCCTCGCAATCCCCGCTGTTACCGTATTATATAAAGCCCGCTCCAACACATCGGCGTATTCGCCGTTCATCTCCAGCCGCAGCATACGACTTGCAAAAAAGATCAGACCGATCGAAGCGCAGGTTTCGGAATAGTTTGTGTCGTTGGGCAAGTCATAATCAAACGTAAAAGCTTCGCCGTGATGCGTTGAACCAATGCTTCCGTTGATATACATCTGCTTGCGGACCGTATTACGCCATAACCGGCGGCAGGCCTCCAGCAGGCCTTCGTCTCCGGTGTACACAGCCAGGTC includes the following:
- a CDS encoding IS3 family transposase codes for the protein MRERRDRWTVKEMCKVLAVSESGYYRSLKPTPKRERQERLLVKIKEIIEEYEDNSNYGAQRIRLALAQKEIVTSYSTVYRIMKKHGLLKKVRRHPNGITREDAAAQKSENLIQRDFSASAPNQKWLSDITEVPCLDGKLYVSAVLDCFNGEIVGLAMDDNMRKELCIQAFENACRARNARGMIYHSDRGSQFTSHAFRACLAKRDVVQSMSGTGRCYDNARMESFFATLKKEKLYKIKTEQYPMAYMKSIIFRYIMVYYNRQRVYTSNPGGWPPAIYRERMLSQAA
- a CDS encoding glycoside hydrolase family 127 protein — translated: MNNEFKRVTAAAAAHSSRPLELQSVKINDPYWTPYLDLVRDTVIPYQLEALNDRIPGAEPSYAVANFRIAAGLAEGEFGGMVFQDSDLYKWLEAVGYSLAVKPDEDLEREADELIDLIASAQQEDGYLNTYFTVAEPGARWTNLTECHELYCAGHMIEAAVAYYRGTGKTRLLDVAKRMADYISSVFGTGEGQIRGYDGHQEIELALVKLYEATGEKRYLNLSLYFINERGQQPSFFHKEWERRGRTSHWSPGTVQLNPPDLSYFQAHKQVREQESTAGHAVRAVYMYTAMADLAVYTGDEGLLEACRRLWRNTVRKQMYINGSIGSTHHGEAFTFDYDLPNDTNYSETCASIGLIFFASRMLRLEMNGEYADVLERALYNTVTAGIARDGKHYFYVNPMEVWPEASEQNPGRHHVKPVRQQWYGCACCPPNITRLLSSLGQYVFTAGKDTLYVHLYIGSETRVAFGGDDQAAAKAVIKLDSSLPWQGEAKLTVSDREGSGRFTLALRVPSWSHTTVFTLNGKPVIPEIRDGYAYLEREWQEGDQFAVSLDMRPQRIYANPLVRADAGKVALQRGPLVYCLEETDNGALLPALSLPRDAEIREAAGTGDVLEGAVLLEVDGLRLEDGDWTENKGEEDYEKNDRINNVNKDEDSLYRSTPAAVKPQKLTAVPYTLWGNRKPGEMLVWIRE
- a CDS encoding aldo/keto reductase, with translation MKTIKLGTSSLEVPVVAVGCMRINSLDKNGAERFVQSALDLGANFFDHADIYGAGECEEIFADAIHMSPSVRENIILQSKCGIRPGISFDFSKEHILNSVDGILKRLKTDYLDVLLLHRPDALVEPEEVAEAFEQLEKAGKVRHFGVSNQKPMQIELLKKFVKQPIVANQLQLSITNANMISNGVNVNMEVDSSIDRDGSILDYCRLHDITIQPWSPFQYGFFEGVFLGSDKFPELNKKIDEIAAKYSVSNTTIAIAWLLRHPAQMQPIIGTMNIDRLDDCVKAADVVLTREEWYEIYTAAGNILP
- a CDS encoding amino acid permease, producing MENSGSLQKTIKLPQAAALYAGAVLGSGVLIVPGLAAELSGPASLLAWGFMTLLVLPMALLMGLLSAKYPNAGGVSHFVTMAYGPKAGALVGWFFLMSVPIGAPVAALTGAGYLTAAMGWGEPARVLSASLMLLIGLWINVTGMKVAGSIQVAVVISIAAVLVLAIAASLPSMEPSHFTPFAPHGWISVGQSAAMLFWCFIGWEAVSHLSEEFVDPQRTAVKGVMIAAIAVGLLYFLTALATVGTQSYLKGGSDVSMVWAISRLFGHWGGVIAGLTGVFICTATIIAYAGAASRLAYALSRQGEAPRWMGRLSFKYKTPVGGLLFLAVCFVGVMVLYGSGTLSLTFLIQLPNASFILTYLGGCAAGIILLKGSRWGPVMSWISFLCTAVVFPFVGWAFLYPLLIVVLFWLAKWRQSRRASTPGRLRQSGEDNREGELD
- a CDS encoding DUF1533 domain-containing protein, encoding MTAVTTENQAGHEIELTFPDDPGWREAISGVRINGNAAAMEKVAIGQGSIRPDPLLFLPPGSYTVSVLADGYAGNEVSQLILSASPNVALGQTASAFSSVQAAAKAVDGNPNTRWESESKDPQWPFGRSWRFFTKLTPCF
- a CDS encoding transposase, which gives rise to MYILQECLFSFEELLKIQPKERLPIFFSSLDLRPYAKELRSRSPRGAEGYCRQGILRALLAAPLEGISTFSGLHKRLDTDLRFRYQCGLPLDREAPSISTLSRVFSELTRKDLAKRLFEDLVTRCQQEGIIEGSNVAIDSAALRAYEKKQPKRKSEQTGNANWGAKIDSFGNKITWFGYKIHLAVDTKSELPIALEVTPAHVNDGEMAPGLIEKTASRTSTRFFILDAGYDQMKVYEAARNVKAQAIIPLNLRGEKEPPAGMTSNGTPCCSMGYAMTYWGVDGDMHKFRCPHATGKVDCPLGMAACSSSNYGMVVKVNAKDDLRRYSIPHRDTKRWKELYNERTSVERCNSRLKTYLTADAAHVRGIQKVTTHQYLNAIVLLASALAVSHHSKRAAA
- a CDS encoding discoidin domain-containing protein, which encodes MLLNWEGAYGKTYQVQVSQAEQPGDDDWTDWYTENAGNGGQDLIFEEPAEARYVRILGTARGTKYGYSLWGMEVYGTPAGDSGETGEDGDNPGSGTADPLAPPTLTADTYDNYADRT
- a CDS encoding transposase, whose product is MNRYDKAFKEEAVRLSDEIGPKKAAEQLGVAYHTLQDWRKRRTLHGDGAHIGSGRAYASANKTTREIELERENSELRRANEILKDALGFFAKDRKR
- a CDS encoding LysR family transcriptional regulator, which produces MESRHLLTFLTVVEAGSFTKAALKLGYAQSSITSQIQALETELEVPLFDRIGKKIKVTDAGRRLLPYAQEISKMHTLAKDALRSQEEISGTLTIGSPESLAAFRLPGIIREYRQNFPQVKIMLKPGLCWEMTSMVQNGELDLAFLLQPAEENKDLELEILVQEQMALVAPAGHPLADHGLVAPSDLKHETLLYTEPGCTYRTLFERQLNNQGVFPEQKLEFWSIEAIKQCVMAGLGLSLLPQISVHQELAEGKLVKLKWDDRPLRLSTQMVVHKKKWKSPALEAFLGIAKRHGAAWREEETYLD